The Musa acuminata AAA Group cultivar baxijiao chromosome BXJ2-2, Cavendish_Baxijiao_AAA, whole genome shotgun sequence genome contains the following window.
ACACACATGACACCACATACTAGATTAGTATAAAAGTGAtgggaaaaaaataatttcaatgtccCTTTCATGTCATTTTGTTTTACCTCAATCAACTTAAAAttaaacaaaaacataaaattaGAGTTTAAAAATGAGCTCAAGTGAGCGCTTCACTTGACCTCTCCGCATCCCAACTCACCTCTATTTGTGAAACACCCCTCTCACTGTCACAAAAAAAACTAAATGAGTGTTAAAATTATccttttacatattatttttatattgactCAGTGATTTTACGTGTTGAATTTTTCATCGATACAGCCCatgatattaggataaataaaattataaaaatcttaatataatttttttaaatataaaatcgtgaTGTTAATAGATCCAACTAATTAGCCCCTCAGCGGGCTGGACGGCGTCAACACCAAGAATGAGTTTCCCATGCTTTGCATCGGCTGCCCTCCGTTGTTGTCGTCTTGAAATGGAACGGTTGGATCTCGTCCCGACTCTAAAGGTCCTCGCTTGTCTTGGAGTTCTTCTAATCTTCCTGGGTCGCAGCTATGGTTCTCTTACGCAGAATTATTGTGTCACATCAAGTAGTTGCTGTGCCTAAATCACGCCTTTTCTTACAAAAACGTGCTTTGGCTTGTGTTACACATCTTGCATGGTTTGTGTATGGCGTGACACAGGAAAGGAAAAAGGTGTCTCTAAATGGAAACTTTTCAAGCTCGAGTTATTGTAGATGCCCACCCACAACGCTTATTCCCCTTATGCCAACGAATGAGGATAATATTTTCGGCACACCCGTAAGAAAGCCTAGAAAATGGTGTTCATGGCCATCAATTGACAGAATGATGAATGGATCGCTCTTTCAGATTGCCACCGCAGCGTGCGTGTCATTCCAAGCCCATGCTTTGTTAACGTTGGAAGGGAAGGAAGCAGCACAAAGGCAAAGGCGAGCTTTTCATTTGGTCAGCGATGCGCCGTCACCAGCGTCTCGATGAATCTGAGTCCGTCGAACCTCGGCGCGAATTTGTCTTCCCCTCCCCTTCCCGATCCCGTTCCGGCGGCGCGATTCTGCCTCGACGTTCCCGATCCCTGTCAAGTCAGTCGACCCGCATGgaattcttttgttttgtttcccTACCAAGAATCATGTGATTGAGGCGAGAACAGGAATACCTCCTCGGACGACGAGGAGGGGGAGGGGAGGCTGGCGGCTGAGAGGGCGATGGAAGAGGCTGCCGCGACGGAGGCGGCCAAGGCCCCGGCCTTCTTCATCTCCTACCGACTTCTTGGTGTCGACGCCGTCTACCTTCCCTCCCGCCCTTTTAATGGCCCAAAAGAATCTCTTTGGCCCGgaaattaactacaatgaaatgtGAGTTTGGGTCCGACGTTGACCAAACGTCGGTTATCTTGTGCGTTGCTCGCGCGTTGAATCTCGGCTCGCGTCGTTAGGAATAAAAGAAACGCAATAACGGAACTCCACTTATCTACGTTAGCCGTGAGATTCTCTTCCTTTGCTTTCGGCGGGCTCTCAGATTTAAAGGCTTCACAGTGGGGCCGGCCATGGttttatcttttgattttttttctgatataataataaaaataatataaacatatatccttccaaagttaatatttttttttgctttatatatttatatgcttGAAAGCCCATTAACACGAAGATATGAAATTTTACTTCAATAAAAGATATTTTGGTGTCACTTTAGTCAAAATAGTGTATACATATCAAAGCAGTATAAAACGACACAGATCGATCCAGAAACAATTATGTCATGATGCAACGTAGCCTGGCTCAAAAGCGACGCCACCTGGCTCCAAAGCGACGCATTGCAAATCTGCGTCATTCGGAACCAAACGATGCTTATCAGCAAGGATGCAACCTTGCAAAGCATGAGATCGAAAGGATGATCTTAGAATAGATAAATCGCTCATCGAAAATATCAATGAACGCCAATAAGGACAAGGGGAATCGACTCCCTATGAAAGGTATAAAAACCACCCCAGGGAGATGCCTAGGGTATAGGATTCACTATTCACAAAAAAATAAGTATTGAAGAGGTAAAGTCGAAACTCCCATCTCTGGTGTTGACCTATCATGCAGGAATTCGGGACCAGAAGCTCCTCGCGGATTCGTTGAAAAACACCATAGGACATGGCGACCACGATTCTTCGTCCCTTCTTTACGAAGCATTCCTTCTGAGTAACTACGAGGACGACCTTATACAATCGGGATCGAAACCAAACCATACCCCTTTCCAAGCCATGATATAAAAAATCACAATAGTACTTCATACGTGTAAGTTTGCAGAAAATGGTGTTGAAACTCCAATcgatattattattgttattattttggataagatggTTAACTTGCAGCCTCCAACTCTCTATGTCAACAGTAATTCTGACTTTTTTAATATTGAGCATAATTTTGGAATATTTATTTCTCGTGTTAGATCAAAACATGTGATAAAATAATATCTAGTGAAAAGAAAAACTTAGTATAGTAGGAAGGAAAATAGAAATGAAAAACAAAATAGTCAGTCGAAATAAGAACATTATTTAGATACATATTCATAATTAAGGAAGTCACTGCTCATCATTGTCAACAATGATTAACCAGAATCTATTGGTATGTTTAACGAGCCATGCCTGCGACAGGTTGCTACACATGAGAACAGTGGAACGCGACAGTGCAGGTTTAGCCGGTAATGTTCTTGGCACATTCGGGGAATCCATTTCCTATGAAGACAACACCCTTTCTTGAAGCAAGTCGTCTTAAGCATGTTTGCTGCATATATAAGGTAGCTTACTTGTTGCCTGCTTGAAGTCATCAACCACAACGAGGACAACTTAAGCAGAAATGCAATATGAGTAATAATAGCGATCGTGTATGGTTTCTCTCCTACCGTGCATCATCACCTTTCGATGTTCTCCCAAACGGATGAGTCCAATTGGAACTGATTCATTACATCAATTGACCCATCCATCAATCTGCTCTGGAGACAAAATGACAGCGACTTTGATCTTTGTTGAGTAATTGATATCGGAAGAAAGATGTTCGACAATGAAATAGAAGCGGAGGCCTACACCAACCTTCTCACAAGGTTCAGATAatcaaattgatttggattcttgAACCCCGGGTTCAGCAGTCACATCACCTAAACAGTGTCGACCGAGGAGCTCCCTCGCCAATTCCTGGAGATCGCCGCCGCCACATCCagagctctcggacgggcttcttgTGCTGGTGCTACGCTGCTGCATGAACAACGTCgaccgctgctgctgctgaagaGGCCATGACGGCAGCAGCGGAGGGTCGAACAGCGTGGAGAGATCGGCGGTAGAAGGGAGGGTGGAGGATGACGAGAGGTCTGACATCGAGAAGGGGATCGGTGAAGCGAGTGACGGAGGAGGGGTTGGCAGCTCCAAAGTGGCCAGATGCGCTTGTAAGCAGGACAGCTCTGCATGTAGGTTGACTACCTATTCGGAGCACCACAATTCAATCACTCCACATCAGTTCGTTTGATCAAATCATACTGCTTGTAGTAATTGATCATGAACATGCAACAGTGTCGCTGAGGGAATCAGATACGGAGAACGCGCAACATGCACCTGTTGCTGGAGGGCGAAG
Protein-coding sequences here:
- the LOC135605002 gene encoding uncharacterized protein LOC135605002, whose amino-acid sequence is MKKAGALAASVAAASSIALSAASLPSPSSSSEEGSGTSRQNRAAGTGSGRGGEDKFAPRFDGLRFIETLVTAHR
- the LOC135586449 gene encoding LOB domain-containing protein 18-like — translated: MSGSIGPNGGGGGGGGGGGSGGGGGGGPCGACKFLRRKCVTGCIFAPYFNSEQGAAHFAAVHKVFGASNASKLLLHIPAHKRLDAVVTICYEAQARLRDPVYGCVAHIFALQQQVVNLHAELSCLQAHLATLELPTPPPSLASPIPFSMSDLSSSSTLPSTADLSTLFDPPLLPSWPLQQQQRSTLFMQQRSTSTRSPSESSGCGGGDLQELARELLGRHCLGDVTAEPGVQESKSI